A single window of Nicotiana sylvestris chromosome 5, ASM39365v2, whole genome shotgun sequence DNA harbors:
- the LOC104216892 gene encoding plasmodesmata-located protein 7 produces the protein MAKILHFLLIFMYIFFSLFFPLIFSDSSVDGFIYGGCSQIKYSPNSPYESNLNSLLTSLVNSATYSSYNKYSIVGSTQQDMINGLYQCRGDLSMPDCATCIARSVSQLTELCPQTCGGALQLQGCFIKYDNSSFLGSDDKSVVMKKCGPSNGFDLDQMGRRDAVLLGLMGGNGLYRVGGSEDVQGMAQCVGDLSMAQCQDCLSESIGRLRKECGGGVYGDMFLGKCYARYTTSGAHIYAKPNHHDSHSESEKTFALIIGLLAGVALLIIFLTFMRRIFSRNGK, from the exons ATGGCTAAAATTCTCCATTTTCTCCTCATTTTCAtgtacattttcttttctttgttctttccTTTAATTTTCTCAGATTCTTCAGTTGATGGTTTTATTTATGGTGGTTGCTCACAAATAAAATATTCACCAAACTCGCCTTACGAGTCGAATCTCAACTCACTACTCACTTCCCTAGTTAACTCAGCAACTTATTCATCTTACAACAAATATAGCATTGTGGGGTCCACGCAACAAGACATGATCAACGGTCTATATCAATGTAGAGGTGACTTGTCCATGCCGGATTGCGCCACGTGTATAGCGCGATCGGTGAGTCAACTCACCGAGTTGTGTCCACAAACTTGTGGTGGTGCTCTACAATTACAAGGGTGTTTTATAAAATATGATAATAGTTCTTTTTTGGGCTCAGATGATAAAAGTGTAGTTATGAAAAAATGTGGGCCGTCAAATGGGTTTGATTTGGATCAAATGGGCCGAAGAGATGCTGTTTTGTTGGGCTTAATGGGAGGTAATGGGCTTTATAGAGTTGGTGGGTCGGAAGATGTACAAGGTATGGCCCAATGTGTAGGAGATTTAAGTATGGCCCAATGTCAAGATTGCTTATCGGAATCGATCGGACGGCTGAGAAAAGAGTGTGGTGGTGGAGTGTACGGTGATATGTTTTTGGGAAAATGTTATGCTAGATATACAACTAGTGGagctcatatttatgctaaaccTAATCATCATG ATTCTCATAGTGAGAGTGAGAAGACATTTGCACTTATTATTGGATTATTAGCTGGGGTTGCTCTTCTCATCATTTTCTTAACTTTcatgagaagaatattttcaagAAATG GTAAATAA